The Pseudomonas oryzicola genomic sequence CGGCGGTACCAGCCACAGTGGCGACCTGGAGATCATCGCCGAGGTGGTGCGCGAACTGGCCAACGAGGTGGAGTGGGTGTTCTTCGGCATGTGCCCCGAGGCGCTCAAGCCCTACATCCACGAGTACCACCCGGGCGTGCCGCTGGCGCGCTACCCGGCCAAGCTGGCGAGCCTGAACCTCGACCTGGCCCTGGCGCCGCTGGAATTCCACATCTTCAACGACTGCAAGAGCAACCTGCGGCTGCTGGAGTACGGTGCCTGCGGTTACCCGACCATCTGCACCGACACCGAGGCCTACCGCGGCTACCTGCCGTGCACGCGGGTGTACAGCAACAGCACCGAGGAGTGGTTGCAGGCGATCCGCTCGCATTTGGCCGACCCGGCGGCCAGCTACCGCATGGGGGACGAATTGCGCGAGGCGGTGATGCGCGACTTCGTGTTGCGTGACGACAACCTGCGTCACTGGGAGTGGGGCTGGCTGGCCGACTGAGTTTCGCCCGATAGCAACTGGGGCTGCCTTGCAACCCATCGCCGGCTTGCCGGCGATGAACCGCAAGGCGGCCCCAGCTTTTTTGCAGATTGGCGCATTTCCTGCAGTACCCCGTCGATATCGCCATAAATCCTTCGCCCTGGCGTTGCGGGGGCGCGAAGTACAAGAGGAAATCGATGAAGGCAGTCATTCTGGCGGGTGGTCTCGGCACGCGCATCAGCGAAGAGTCGCACCTCAAGCCCAAACCGATGATCGAGATCGGTGGCAAGCCAATTCTTTGGCACATCATGAAGCAGTATTCGGCGCACGGTATCCATGACTTCGTGATTTGCCTGGGCTACAAGGGCTATGCGATCAAGGACTTCTTCGCCAACTACTTCCTGCACACCTCCGACGTCACCTTCGACATGCGCGCCAACCGCATGGACGTGCATCAGAACTACAGCGAGCCTTGGCGGGTGACCCTGGTAGACACCGGCGAAGAAACCATGACCGGTGGCCGACTGCGCCGCGCCGCGCGCTACCTGGAAGGGGAGAAGGCGTTCTGCTTCACCTACGGTGATGGCGTGTCCGACATCGATATCGGCGCGCTGGTCGATTTCCACCACAGCCACGGCAAGTTCGCCACGGTCACGGCGGTGCAGCCGCCTGGCCGCTATGGTGCCCTGCAGCGCGATGGCGACCAGGTCCTGGGCTTCACCGAGAAGCCGCGCGGTGATGGCGGCTGGATCAACGGTGGCTTCTTCGTGCTGTCGCCCGAGGTGCTGCCCTACATCGACGGCGATGCCACCTCGTGGGAAGCCGAGCCGCTGTCGCGCCTGGCCCGTGAAGGGCAATTGCATGCCTTCGCCCATGAGGGCTTCTGGCACCCGATGGACACCCTGCGTGACAAGAACCACCTGGAACAGTTGTGGAACAGCGGGGAGGCGCCATGGAAGCAATGGGACTGAGCCCTGCGTTCTGGGCTGGCAAACGCGTTCTGCTCACCGGCCACACCGGTTTCAAGGGCAGCTGGCTGGCACTCTGGCTGCACAGCCTGGGCGCCCGGGTCACCGGCTTTGCCCTTGACCCTGCGACCGAGCCGAACCTGTTCGAGCTGGCACGGGTCGGCGAGGGCATCGATGACCGCCGTGGCGACATTCGCGACCTTGGGGTATTGCTGGAGCTGGTCGCCGAAGTGCAGCCGGAGATCGTCCTGCACCTGGCAGCGCAACCGCTGGTCCGCGAAAGCTACCGCGATCCGCTGGGCACCTATTCGACCAATGTCATGGGTACCCTCAACCTGCTCGAAGCCGTGCGCCAGACCGGGGGCGTGCGCGCCTGCGTGGTGGTCACCACCGACAAGGTGTACGCCAACCAGGAATGGCCCTGGCCCTATCGCGAGAACGAAGCGTTGGGCGGGCACGACCCCTATAGCAGCAGCAAGGCCTGCTGCGAGATCCTCGCGCAATCTTACGCCGCATCGTTCTTCCCGGCCGAGCGCCATGCCGAGCATGGCCTGAGCCTTGCCACCGCTCGGGCCGGCAACGTGCTGGGCGGCGGCGACTTCTCGCCCGAGCGGCTGATCCCCGACGTGCTCAAGGCGTGGACCGCCGGTGAGCCGGTGACCCTGCGCTTCCCTGCGGCTGTGCGCCCCTGGCAGCACGTGCTGGAGCCGCTGGCCGGCTACCTGCAGCTGGCGGCGAGCCTTTATCAGCAGGGCCAGCGCTTTGCCGGTGCGTGGAACTTCGGCCCCGGTGACGATGACATGTGCAGCGTCGGCGAGGTGGTGCAGTTGCTGGCCGACCGCTGGCCGCAGGCGCCCGGCGTCAGCTTCGGGCAGAGCGACATGCACGAAGCCGGTTTGCTGCGCCTGGACAGCTCACGTGCCCGCCAGCTGCTGGCCTGGCGCCCGCGCTGGGCACTCGAGGAATGCCTCGAACGCACCCTGGGCTGGCACCTCGCCTGGCACAAGGGCATGGACATGCGTGCGGTGAGCCTCACCCAGCTGAGCCTGTACCAGGAGTCGCTGTGAGCCAGTACCGCCTGCACCCCTTGCCATTGCCGGGCCTGGCGCGCATCGAACATCGCCGTGTCGAAGACGCCCGTGGCGCCTTTTCGCGGTTGTACTGCGAAGACAGCCTGGAGCGTTTCGGCGCGCCGTTCCACATCCGCCAGATCAACCGCTCGCTGACTCGCCAGCGCGGCAGCGTGCGCGGCCTGCATTACCAGGCCGGGCCGCAGCCGGAGAGCAAGTACATCACCTGCCTGCAGGGCGAGGTATGGGATGTGGTAGTCGATCTGCGTGCCGGTTCGCCGACCTTCCTGCACTGGCATGCCGAACGCCTCAAGGCCGGCCAGGGCAGCAGCCTGCTGGTGCCGGCCGGCTGTGCCCACGGCTTCCAGGCCCTGAGCGACGATGCCGAGCTGTTGTACCTGCACAGCGCGGACTATGCCCCGGAACACGAAGGCGGGCTGTCGGTGCTCGACCCGCGCCTGGCCATTGCCTGGCCGCTGCCCGTGATCAACCTCTCGGCCCGGGATGAACAGCATCCCTGGCTGGACGACCGCTTTACCGGAGTGACCGTATGAATTGCCGTGGTTGTGGCAGTGCCCTGTACCTGCCGTTGATCGATCTGGGCACCTCGCCGCCCTCCAATGCCTACCTGCGCCCCGAGCAACTGGCCGAGGCGGAGCAGTGGGTGCCGTTGAAAGTCGCGGTATGCGAGCAATGCTGGCTGGTGCAGACCGAGGACTACACCCGTGCCGAGCAACTGTTCGACGCCGACTATGCCTACTTCAGCTCCTATTCCAGCTCCTGGCTGGCCCATGCCGAAGCCTATGTGGCGAGCATGACCGAGCGCTTCGGGCTGAATGCCGACAGCCGCGTGGTGGAAATTGCCGCCAACGACGGTTACCTGCTGCAATACGTAGCCCGGCGCGGCATTCCCTGCCTGGGCGTCGAGCCGACCCGCAGCACCGCCGAGGCGGCGCGGGCCAAGGGCCTGGAAATCCGCGAGGTGTTCTTTGGCCGCGCCGTGGCCGCGCAACTGCTGGCCGAGGGCTGGGGCGCCGACCTGATGGCAGCCAACAACGTGCTTGCCCATGTGCCGGACATCAATGACTTCCTCGGCGGCTTCGCCAGCTTGCTCAAGCCGAACGGCGTGGCCACCTTCGAATTCCCGCACCTGCTGTCGCTGATCGCCCAGCACCAGTTCGACACGCTGTACCACGAGCACTATTCCTACCTGTCGCTGACCGCAGTGCAGATCCTCTGCCAGCGCAACGGCCTGGAACTGTTCGACGTGCAGGAGCTGTCGACCCATGGTGGCTCGCTGCGGGTGTTCGTGCAGCGAGCCGATGGCCAGCGCCGCGCCGTGGAACCGACTGTCGCCAGCCTGCTGGCGCTGGAAGAGGAGGTGGGCGTGCGTAGCCCCGGCTTCTACGCCACCCTGGCGCCGGCCGCCGAGCGCATCAAGCTGCAACTGCTGCGCTTCCTGTTGGATGCCAAGGCTGCCGGCAAGCGGGTGGTCGGCTACGGCGCCGCCGCCAAGGGCAATACCTTGCTCAACTATGCCGGGGTCAAGGCCGACCTGGTGGCCTGGGTGGCTGACGCCAACCCGCACAAGCAGGGCAAGTTCCTGCCCGGCAGCCGCATCCCGGTAGTGGCACCCGAACGCCTTGCCGAAGAGCAGCCGGACTATGTGCTGGTGCTGCCGTGGAACCTGCTGCGTGAAGTCAGCGAACAGCAGGCCGGCATCCGTGCGTGGGGCGGCCGCTTCGTCATCGCCGTGCCCGAGTTGACCGTGCTATGAGTGCGCTGCATGTGCTGGTGACGGGGGCCACCGGTTTCGTTGGCCGCCATCTGGTGGCGCAACTGCTGGCCCGCGGTTGTCGGGTGCGCGCCCTGGCGCGTGACCTGGAGCGGGCGCGCAGCATGCCGTGGTTCGACCAGGTGCAGTTCGTCGCCGGTGACCTGCAGCTGGCGGATGCCGGGCAGGTCGCCAACTGGGTCGACGGTATCGATGCACTGGCCCACCTGGCCTGGCCGGGGTTGCCGAATTACCAGGCGCTGTTCCACCTGGAGCAGAACCTGATGGCCGACTATCGCTTCGTCAAGCATGCGGTCGAGGCTGGCGTGGCGCAGGTGCTGGTCACCGGCACCTGCTTCGAATACGGCATGCAGAGCGGCCCGCTGGACGAACACTGCCCGGCGCGCCCGGCCAACCCCTATGGCCTGGCCAAGCACAGCCTGCATCAGTTCCTCCAGGCGCTGCAGAAGCATCGGCCGTTCACCTTGCAATGGGCACGGTTGTTCTACCTGCATGGTGAAGGCCAGAACCCCAACAGCCTGCTGGCTGCACTCGATCGCGCCATCGACAGCAAGGCGGCGGTGTTCGACATGTCCGCGGGCGAGCAACTGCGCGACTTCCAGCCCGTCACCGAGGCGGCACGCCAGTTGGCCGGCCTGTTGCACTGCGCGGGGTTCTCCGGGGTGGTCAACTGCGCCAGCGGCCGACCGGTAGCGGTGCGCAGCCTGGTCGAACAGCGCCTGCGCGAGCGTGGGGCCGAGCTGTTGCTGAACCTGGGGCATTACCCCTATCCGAGCCACGAACCCATGGCGTTCTGGGCCGTGACCGACCGACTCGAGCAGCTGCTGGCTGCCCAAGGAGCGCCCCATGGCCTATGAGTTGTACCGTGCAGCCGGCCTGCCCGTGCTGCAGAACCGCACTTTCGCCGATGCCGCCAGCGCACGCGCGTCGGCCAGTGGCGACATGTGCCTGGTCCAGGATGAGCGCACCGGCCTGGTCTACAACCAGGCCTTCGACGCGTCCTTGTTGAGCTACGACAGCGACTACCAGAACGAGCAGGCCTTGTCACCGGCGTTCCAGCGTCACCTGGATGAAGTCGAACAGCTGATCGCCCGCTACTTTGCCGGCAAGCGCCTGATCGAGGTGGGCTGCGGCAAGGGGTATTTCCTTGAGTTGCTGCGCCAGCGCGGGCATCGGGTGACCGGCATCGACCCGGCCTACGAAGGCGACAACCCGGAGGTGATCAAGGCGCCGTTCACCCGTGCGCTGGGGTTGTCGGCCGATGCCGTGGTGCTGCGTCATGTACTGGAACATATCGCCGACCCGCTGGCGTTTCTCGAGGCCATCGCCGATGCTAACCAGGGGGGGCTGATCTACATCGAAGTGCCGTGCCTGGACTGGATTCTCGAGCACCGCGCCTGGTTCGACCTGTTCTACGAGCACGTCAACTACTTCCGCCTGGATGACCTGCGCCGGTGTTTTGGCACGGTGCTGGACGCCGGCCACCTGTTCAACGGCCAGTACCTGTACATCGTCGCCGACCTGGCCAGCCTGCGGATGCCGGCTTTCGATGGCCAGCGCCTGCAGTTGCCGACCGGCTTCAGCGCCAGCCTCGAACGCGGCCAGGCGTTGCTGCGCGAGCATGCCGGGCGTGGTGCGGCGATCTGGGGGGCATCGTCCAAGGGCGTGATCTATTCGCTGTACCTGCAGCGTGCCGGCGTGCAGGTCGACCACGTGATCGACATCAACCCGGCCAAGCAGGGCCGCCACCTGCCGCTCAGTGGCTTGCGCGTATCGTCGCCGGAAGAGGCTCTGGCGAGCCTGCCGGACGGTGCGCAGATTTTCGTGATGAATTCCAACTACCTGGACGAGATCCGCCGCGACACCGGCAACCGTTTCGTCTACCACGCGGTCGATGATGCCGCGTTCCAATGACCTTTGCAGAGACCGCTTCCATGACTGACAACAACAACGTCCACCAGGCCTTCATCGCCGAGTGCAACGAGCAGATCGCCGCCCAGGGCCAGGACCAGAAGCTCCAGGGCCTGGCGCGGGACCTGTTCAACGAATCGGCCAGGCACAAGTACAGCTACCATTTCTCGTGGATGGGCCGGCCGATCATCCAGCTGCCCCAGGACATGATTGCCATGCAGGAACTGGTGTGGCGCATCCAGCCGGACCTGATCATCGAGTGCGGCATCGCCCATGGCGGTTCGATCATCTACTACGCTTCGCTGCTGCAACTGCTGGGTCATGGCGAGGTGCTGGGCATCGACGTCGACATCCGCCCGCACAACCGCAAGGCTATCGAAGAGCATCCGATGGCGCACCGCATCACCATGTTCGAAGGTTCGAGCATCGCCCCGGAGATGGTCGCCAAGGTGCGCCAGCTGGCCGAAGGCAAGAAGGTCATCGTCGTGCTCGATTCCAACCACACCCACGAGCACGTGCTCGAGGAGCTGCGCGCCTATGCGCCGCTGGTGTCGGTGGACAGCTACTGCGTGGTGATGGACACCGTGGTCGAGGACATGCCGGCCGACTTCTTCCCGGACCGCCCATGGGGCCATGGCGACAATCCGAAGACCGCGGTATGGCAGTACCTGAAAGAGAACAGCGACTTCGCCATCGACCGCCAGGTGCAGGACAAGCTGCTGCTGACCGTGGCGCCGGACGGCTACCTGCGCCGCGTGCGCTGATTGTTACCCAAGGTCACCAGCAGGAAGGTCTTCATGCAGCTTCAGGATACCCCGCTCATCGACCGCTCGCTGCGCGAGCGTTTCACCGTGGTGTTGATCACCCATAACCGTCCGGCGTTCCTGCGTCGGGCCTTGCACTATTATCGCGACTTCCCGGCGAGCATTCTGGTGCTGGACTCCTCCAGCCAGGCCGACGCCACCCTGCAGGCGGACTACCCGCAGGTGGACTACCGCCACCTGCCGCAGTACACCTACAAAGGGCTGCAGGACAAGCTCGCCTATGGCGTGAACGAAGTGCGCACGCCGTTCATGACCTTTGCCGCGGACGACGACTTCCTGCTGTTCGATGGCATGGCCCAGTCGGTGCAGTTCCTTGAGCAACACCCGGACTACGGCGTGTGCCATGGCTACGGCATGATGTACGTGGGGCACGGTACCGAGGTGCACTTCTACCGGCGCGACAAGCGCGTGCAGGAAGACTACTGCAGCGACGACCCGGCCCAGCGCCTGGTCGAGTTCATGGGCCAGTTCCTGCCGCCGTTCTACGCGGTCACCCGTACCGACCTGCTGCAGCAGTGGTATGCGCTGCTGCCGGCGAACACCAGCTTCGAGTGGCAGGAAATTGGCCATACCTTCTACCTGCTGGCCAACGCCAAGGCGCGTATCCTGCCGATTCCGTACGCGGTGCGTGAAGCCAACCTGGGGGGCTCGGACCACAACACCAACGTGCTCACCGTGCTGGCCAACCGCGACGAGCGCAGTCGCCAGGAGCGTGAGCAGTTCGCCGCGTTTCTCGCCTCGATCCCGACAGCCCTCAGCGGCCTCGGTGCCGAACGGGTGCAACAGGTGGCGCTGGAAGGCTTCCAGGCCATGGCCGAGGGCTTGCTCAGCGGTCGCGCCCTGCATGGCTGCATGATTATCACCTCGCGCTGGAACGTGCCGAGCCCCGAGCCGTTGCGCATCTTCGGCAAACAGCAGTTCGTCGAGATGCCGTTCTACAACCAGCCGATGTTCGATCTGCTGGCACAGCTGGAATTCCTGATCCATGCCATGCCTTGCGGGCGCATCCAGCTGCGTGAGCTCGAAGCGATCCTGGTGCGTCAGCAGGCGCTGATGCAGGTCAATGCCAATGACAACGAGCGCACCATCCGTGCGCGACTGTGGCAGGCACTGGCCCTGAGCCCGTTCAACCGGGTGGTGGTGGAGCGCCTGCTGGCCTCGCTGGAGGCGGCCGGCGACGAAGCCGAGGCCGCACCGCTGCGGCCTTGGCTGGCCCGGCTCGAGGCCTTGCCGAGTTATGACAGCCAGGCGCTGCTCGCATCGCTGCCCTCCGGCCAGTTGCTGGACTGGCTCGAAGCACGCACGCCTGACGCCGAACAGGCAAGCCTGGCCCGGCAGCGCCTGGCTGCAGCAGACGGTGGCCCAAGCTTCGGTATCGTGCTGCTCGACCTGGATGCGCAGATGGACAAGCTGCAGGCCACGTTCGACAGCCTGATGGCTGGCCCGTGCCGCCGGTTCAAGGTAGTGGTGCTGACCAGTGGCGACCTGCCGATGGTGACCAATGCCGGGCAGACCGTGCACTTCGTCAAGGTCGACAGCAACGACCACGTACGCCAGATCAACCAGGCGGTCGCCCAGCTGGATACCGACTGGGTGGTGCTGGCCGAAGCCGGCGATCGTTTCACCGCCAGCGGCTTGCTCCGGGCCAGCCTCGAACTGCTGGGTGCCGAAGGCATTCGCGCGGTGGCCATGGATGAAATCCAGGTGCAGGCGGATGGTCGTCTGCGTGAAGTCCTGCGCCCTGGCACCAGTCTCGACCTGCTGCAGAGCGTGCCGGGGGTGATGGCGCGCCACTGGTTGCTGCGCCGTGACTTGCTGCTGGCGGCAGGTGGCTTCGACAGCCAGTATCCGCTGGCGCTGGAGTTCGACCTGCTGCTGCGCATGATCGGTGAGCAAGGCCTGGCCGGCCTGGCGCACCTCGCCGAGCCGCTGTTGATCTGTAACGCACCAGCGCTCGACAGCCAGGACCAGGAGCGGGCGGTGCTGACTCGCCGCCTGGCCCAGCGTGGCTATGCGGCCACGGTGGGTTCGGTACACCCGGGCACTCACCAGATCGACTATCGGCATGCCGAGCGCCCGGCGGTCTCGATTCTCCTGCATTGCCAAGACAATGCTGAAGCAATGCAGAGGTGTCTGGTCAGTGTGCTGCAGCGCACGCGTTACCAGAACCACGAGATCGTCATCGCCGACAACGCCAGCCAGTCGCCGCAGCTGCGCGAATGGCTGGCCAGCCTGGCGGCTGCCGGCAGCCGGGTACGGGTTATCCGCAGCGAGCAGGCCATGGCGCCGGCCGCCATGCTCAACCTGGCCAGCCGTGAGGCGCAGGGCGAGTACCTGGTGATGCTCGACAGTGACGCCGAGGTGCTCAATGCCAACTGGCTGGAAGGCCTGCTCAACCAGGCCCAGCGGCCGGAGGTCGGGGTGGTTGGCGGCAAGCTGCTGGGCAGCGACGGCAAGGTGCTCGAGGCCGGGCTGGTGCTGGCGGGCGAGGCGGGCATCCGCCCGGCGTTCCAGGGCCTGGCCAAGGATGCGCCGGGCTACCTGCAGCGCTTGCAGGTGGAGCACAACGTCTCGGCGGTGTCGGGTTGCCTGATGGTGCGGGCCGAAGTGCTGCGGGCGCTGGGCGGGCTGGACGAACAGGCGGCGAGTATTCGCGCCGCCCAGGTGGCGGTCTGCCTGAGCGTGTCCGAGGCCGGGCTGTTGGTGGTCTGGACGCCCCAGGCCCAGGTGGTGCGCCATGGCCAGGTGGCGGCGCTGCCCTGTGCCCCGCAGGCGCAGGACCCGTTCTACAACGCCGGGCACAGCCGTAGCGCTGCGCTGTTCACCCTGGACCCGCACTGCCGGGTCGAGTGGCAGGCACTGATCGCCTGATCGCAGGGCTGCCTTGCAGCCCCCGCTCCCACCCGGGATCGCGCACTGGCCGATCCCGACGTCAGATCCGTGGGGGCGGGCCCGCCCGCGAAGGGCCGCAAGGCGGCCCGACTTGCCTGCTTTGTCGATTCGACAAAAAGAGCGTGACTTAAGAGTCAGAACGCGCATCTTCACTGTATATTGTCGAAACCGGGAACCGCCGCGTCGCCCCCGGACAAGCCGTCAGGGATCGGGAACCACCCGTATCGCCTGGCGTTTTGCCGTTTGGCCCTGGCGGGTATTTCGCTGTTACTGAATTGGGAAGCCATATGATTGGCATTAAAAGCATCGCCAGTTACGTGCCCACTGAAGGCGTGGACAACTACGCGCAGGGCGCGAAATTCGGCAAAGACCAGGATTTCATCTTCGGCAAGATCGGTTCGACCTTCTTGCCGCGCAAGGAAGCTGCCCAGGAAACCTCCGACCTTTGCGTCGAGGCCGCGAAGAACCTGTTCGCTGCCAATCCATCGCTTGACCCGGCAGCCATCGATGCGGTGATCGTGGTCACCCAGAACGGTGATGCCGAAGGCCTGCCGCACACTGCGGCGATCGTCCAGCACAAGCTTGGCCTGTCGACTGCCGTGGCTGCTTTCGACATCTCGCTGGGCTGCTCCGGCTATGTTTATGGCCTGTACGCGATGAAGGGCTTCATGGAAGCCGCCGGGCTGAAGAATGGCCTGCTGATCACCGCCGATCCCTATTCGAAGATCGTCGACCCCGAAGACCGCAACACCACCATGCTGTTCGGCGATGCCGCCACCGCTACCTGGATGGGTGAGGGCGCTGCCTGGCAGCTGGGCAAGTCACTGTTCGGCAGTGACGGCGCCGGTGCCGAGCACCTGCGCACCACGGATGGCAAGTTCTTCATGAACGGCCGCCAGGTCTACAACTTCGCCCTGGTGAAAGTACCGGCGCATTTGCAGCAACTGCTGGAAGCCAGTGCCCTGCAGCCTGACGACATCGATCTGTACTGCCTGCACCAGGGCAGCGCGGCGATCGTCGATGCCGTCTCGGCGCGCTTCGTCGA encodes the following:
- a CDS encoding dTDP-4-dehydrorhamnose 3,5-epimerase family protein codes for the protein MSQYRLHPLPLPGLARIEHRRVEDARGAFSRLYCEDSLERFGAPFHIRQINRSLTRQRGSVRGLHYQAGPQPESKYITCLQGEVWDVVVDLRAGSPTFLHWHAERLKAGQGSSLLVPAGCAHGFQALSDDAELLYLHSADYAPEHEGGLSVLDPRLAIAWPLPVINLSARDEQHPWLDDRFTGVTV
- a CDS encoding ketoacyl-ACP synthase III, which codes for MIGIKSIASYVPTEGVDNYAQGAKFGKDQDFIFGKIGSTFLPRKEAAQETSDLCVEAAKNLFAANPSLDPAAIDAVIVVTQNGDAEGLPHTAAIVQHKLGLSTAVAAFDISLGCSGYVYGLYAMKGFMEAAGLKNGLLITADPYSKIVDPEDRNTTMLFGDAATATWMGEGAAWQLGKSLFGSDGAGAEHLRTTDGKFFMNGRQVYNFALVKVPAHLQQLLEASALQPDDIDLYCLHQGSAAIVDAVSARFVEGEHKQKFVKDMVETGNTVSSSIPLLLEKHVLGSQHKRVALSGFGVGLSWGSAIIERRD
- a CDS encoding class I SAM-dependent methyltransferase, translated to MNCRGCGSALYLPLIDLGTSPPSNAYLRPEQLAEAEQWVPLKVAVCEQCWLVQTEDYTRAEQLFDADYAYFSSYSSSWLAHAEAYVASMTERFGLNADSRVVEIAANDGYLLQYVARRGIPCLGVEPTRSTAEAARAKGLEIREVFFGRAVAAQLLAEGWGADLMAANNVLAHVPDINDFLGGFASLLKPNGVATFEFPHLLSLIAQHQFDTLYHEHYSYLSLTAVQILCQRNGLELFDVQELSTHGGSLRVFVQRADGQRRAVEPTVASLLALEEEVGVRSPGFYATLAPAAERIKLQLLRFLLDAKAAGKRVVGYGAAAKGNTLLNYAGVKADLVAWVADANPHKQGKFLPGSRIPVVAPERLAEEQPDYVLVLPWNLLREVSEQQAGIRAWGGRFVIAVPELTVL
- the rfbG gene encoding CDP-glucose 4,6-dehydratase — encoded protein: MEAMGLSPAFWAGKRVLLTGHTGFKGSWLALWLHSLGARVTGFALDPATEPNLFELARVGEGIDDRRGDIRDLGVLLELVAEVQPEIVLHLAAQPLVRESYRDPLGTYSTNVMGTLNLLEAVRQTGGVRACVVVTTDKVYANQEWPWPYRENEALGGHDPYSSSKACCEILAQSYAASFFPAERHAEHGLSLATARAGNVLGGGDFSPERLIPDVLKAWTAGEPVTLRFPAAVRPWQHVLEPLAGYLQLAASLYQQGQRFAGAWNFGPGDDDMCSVGEVVQLLADRWPQAPGVSFGQSDMHEAGLLRLDSSRARQLLAWRPRWALEECLERTLGWHLAWHKGMDMRAVSLTQLSLYQESL
- a CDS encoding cephalosporin hydroxylase family protein; the encoded protein is MTDNNNVHQAFIAECNEQIAAQGQDQKLQGLARDLFNESARHKYSYHFSWMGRPIIQLPQDMIAMQELVWRIQPDLIIECGIAHGGSIIYYASLLQLLGHGEVLGIDVDIRPHNRKAIEEHPMAHRITMFEGSSIAPEMVAKVRQLAEGKKVIVVLDSNHTHEHVLEELRAYAPLVSVDSYCVVMDTVVEDMPADFFPDRPWGHGDNPKTAVWQYLKENSDFAIDRQVQDKLLLTVAPDGYLRRVR
- a CDS encoding TIGR00180 family glycosyltransferase, with translation MQLQDTPLIDRSLRERFTVVLITHNRPAFLRRALHYYRDFPASILVLDSSSQADATLQADYPQVDYRHLPQYTYKGLQDKLAYGVNEVRTPFMTFAADDDFLLFDGMAQSVQFLEQHPDYGVCHGYGMMYVGHGTEVHFYRRDKRVQEDYCSDDPAQRLVEFMGQFLPPFYAVTRTDLLQQWYALLPANTSFEWQEIGHTFYLLANAKARILPIPYAVREANLGGSDHNTNVLTVLANRDERSRQEREQFAAFLASIPTALSGLGAERVQQVALEGFQAMAEGLLSGRALHGCMIITSRWNVPSPEPLRIFGKQQFVEMPFYNQPMFDLLAQLEFLIHAMPCGRIQLRELEAILVRQQALMQVNANDNERTIRARLWQALALSPFNRVVVERLLASLEAAGDEAEAAPLRPWLARLEALPSYDSQALLASLPSGQLLDWLEARTPDAEQASLARQRLAAADGGPSFGIVLLDLDAQMDKLQATFDSLMAGPCRRFKVVVLTSGDLPMVTNAGQTVHFVKVDSNDHVRQINQAVAQLDTDWVVLAEAGDRFTASGLLRASLELLGAEGIRAVAMDEIQVQADGRLREVLRPGTSLDLLQSVPGVMARHWLLRRDLLLAAGGFDSQYPLALEFDLLLRMIGEQGLAGLAHLAEPLLICNAPALDSQDQERAVLTRRLAQRGYAATVGSVHPGTHQIDYRHAERPAVSILLHCQDNAEAMQRCLVSVLQRTRYQNHEIVIADNASQSPQLREWLASLAAAGSRVRVIRSEQAMAPAAMLNLASREAQGEYLVMLDSDAEVLNANWLEGLLNQAQRPEVGVVGGKLLGSDGKVLEAGLVLAGEAGIRPAFQGLAKDAPGYLQRLQVEHNVSAVSGCLMVRAEVLRALGGLDEQAASIRAAQVAVCLSVSEAGLLVVWTPQAQVVRHGQVAALPCAPQAQDPFYNAGHSRSAALFTLDPHCRVEWQALIA
- a CDS encoding NAD-dependent epimerase/dehydratase family protein, encoding MSALHVLVTGATGFVGRHLVAQLLARGCRVRALARDLERARSMPWFDQVQFVAGDLQLADAGQVANWVDGIDALAHLAWPGLPNYQALFHLEQNLMADYRFVKHAVEAGVAQVLVTGTCFEYGMQSGPLDEHCPARPANPYGLAKHSLHQFLQALQKHRPFTLQWARLFYLHGEGQNPNSLLAALDRAIDSKAAVFDMSAGEQLRDFQPVTEAARQLAGLLHCAGFSGVVNCASGRPVAVRSLVEQRLRERGAELLLNLGHYPYPSHEPMAFWAVTDRLEQLLAAQGAPHGL
- the rfbF gene encoding glucose-1-phosphate cytidylyltransferase, encoding MKAVILAGGLGTRISEESHLKPKPMIEIGGKPILWHIMKQYSAHGIHDFVICLGYKGYAIKDFFANYFLHTSDVTFDMRANRMDVHQNYSEPWRVTLVDTGEETMTGGRLRRAARYLEGEKAFCFTYGDGVSDIDIGALVDFHHSHGKFATVTAVQPPGRYGALQRDGDQVLGFTEKPRGDGGWINGGFFVLSPEVLPYIDGDATSWEAEPLSRLAREGQLHAFAHEGFWHPMDTLRDKNHLEQLWNSGEAPWKQWD
- a CDS encoding class I SAM-dependent methyltransferase, coding for MAYELYRAAGLPVLQNRTFADAASARASASGDMCLVQDERTGLVYNQAFDASLLSYDSDYQNEQALSPAFQRHLDEVEQLIARYFAGKRLIEVGCGKGYFLELLRQRGHRVTGIDPAYEGDNPEVIKAPFTRALGLSADAVVLRHVLEHIADPLAFLEAIADANQGGLIYIEVPCLDWILEHRAWFDLFYEHVNYFRLDDLRRCFGTVLDAGHLFNGQYLYIVADLASLRMPAFDGQRLQLPTGFSASLERGQALLREHAGRGAAIWGASSKGVIYSLYLQRAGVQVDHVIDINPAKQGRHLPLSGLRVSSPEEALASLPDGAQIFVMNSNYLDEIRRDTGNRFVYHAVDDAAFQ